A portion of the Candidatus Zixiibacteriota bacterium genome contains these proteins:
- a CDS encoding DUF4115 domain-containing protein, translating into MTFEFGSDEDIKTIGEYLRRKREARELSLEDVASSIKIHARYLAAIEESRDQDLPSPVYKELFLKSYADFLGVSLDELLLRLPELEPQPVAEEADQAGEPTKVTPRAQPNVTPRAQPNVTPVQAPLTERKRKRGRPFLILFLGLVAIGVGLFGLKYYRDNFMKVEDRVTPPETPPVTATIPADTIAVDSTANVAATPEMMNLLMIGKGECWLEVSIDGDSSFSELLKVPDTLWFAMQDSIYFKLGRANTVEVWCNALPLRLVPPDDGTVRSFTITRQNYLSLVDSARLAP; encoded by the coding sequence GTGACATTCGAATTCGGTTCGGACGAAGATATCAAAACGATTGGCGAGTACCTTCGGCGGAAACGCGAGGCGCGGGAATTGTCGTTGGAGGACGTGGCCTCAAGCATCAAGATCCACGCACGCTATCTGGCGGCGATTGAAGAAAGCCGCGATCAGGACTTGCCGAGTCCGGTCTACAAAGAGCTGTTCCTCAAGTCCTACGCTGACTTCCTCGGTGTCTCCCTAGACGAGCTGTTGCTGCGACTGCCGGAGCTGGAGCCGCAACCGGTCGCCGAGGAAGCCGATCAGGCTGGTGAGCCGACGAAAGTGACGCCGCGAGCACAGCCAAACGTGACGCCGCGTGCCCAACCAAACGTGACACCGGTGCAGGCGCCTTTGACGGAACGCAAGCGTAAGCGCGGCCGGCCGTTCCTGATTCTCTTTTTGGGGTTGGTTGCGATCGGTGTCGGGCTATTTGGGCTCAAATACTATCGCGACAATTTCATGAAAGTCGAAGATCGCGTCACGCCGCCGGAAACGCCGCCGGTGACCGCGACAATTCCGGCGGACACGATCGCGGTGGATTCGACCGCCAATGTCGCCGCCACGCCGGAAATGATGAATCTCCTGATGATCGGGAAGGGCGAATGCTGGCTGGAGGTGAGCATCGACGGCGATAGCAGCTTCTCCGAATTGCTGAAAGTGCCGGACACCCTCTGGTTCGCGATGCAAGACAGCATCTACTTCAAGCTGGGACGGGCCAATACCGTCGAAGTCTGGTGCAACGCTTTGCCATTGAGATTAGTACCACCTGATGACGGCACCGTGCGGTCATTCACGATCACGCGGCAAAATTACCTGAGCCTGGTTGATAGCGCGAGGTTGGCGCCATGA
- the smc gene encoding chromosome segregation protein SMC translates to MYLSGLEIIGFKSFPLKTSVEFASGITGVVGPNGCGKTNVLDAIRWVLGEQRISILRGGKMEDVIFAGTREMKPIGMAEVSLHIVNNRGVLPTEYNHLTLTRRLYRSGESEYLLNNVVCRLKDITELFADTGMGSHAYSAIELDMVEAILSDKADQRRMLFEEAAGITKYKQRKKAALRKLEATEHDLLRLSDILAEVSSQVSGLSRQMKRAERYKSLEERIRTAGQVLLKERYRRLNQQLDHVRDEKRVSQIKLAELSGEIDKWDLAREEYAAQALELGEQLRQLRERSESVGADCHRLETEISVNDERIKAAAIADDSDRREIENIRGKLDQLASEKSGLTDRLAAQRQSLASVNAELAEVEQRLTAKFAELDTARRSSQTHQRDLFEIEGQRSIKEQSRLQLEQQISELDETQARNREKAEQLHDECNRAEAESARLTAIQDQLRAQIAAGELRQTEVETRRRELEEAIAARQSTLANLRLEARSQQAQIEILERMIAHYEGYGSGVTSIFGARDQIGGVIDTAANLIEGQSEYLRAIETALGEAAQYVVVESRPSAYTAIEFLKTHAHGRVTFIVKSELDVWTKDRKLARPGGFGGQLVPATDVIRVKPGYEKLADLLLGDVWIVQDREAAEKLIELAQGDLRVVTLDGEFYRARPLHEGGGTAQLPLLGRDADLQRLRQEDAAVTGRIQELEAEIQTLLDARAEIELAGRELVQELSELRNQMAETQIQSAGIGLSLRQAATALAELQAATEQGRLKLESLRTSLQELASNVSQLTADSANKAQFLNQQSATVESLEAEVGRLSQQIEDERLRSIRLATEVNSLEGNLRRIDELTLELESQRDRRAAAIDLRVEEVAVLQKHIADLRAQFAERTRTREELKAKELSLTVRQGELTEKQAEFDQLVRSNRKARDEVAEFNQRLLVNETELHARWEDVARQLKETYDIDVAVMVMPEPLADATFQELEAELADCRNKQQQIGMVNMLALEEYEREAERERFLRSQIEDLTRAKDDLKTTINRINTTARRMFVETYDKVKSNFQKVFAELFQGGEADLRMENEDDPLESPIEISARPRGKRFLNITQLSGGEKALTAISLLFAIYLVKPSPFCILDEVDAPLDDANVIRFLRMVRSFIGRTQFIIITHNKRTMEQCDRLYGVTMQQPGVSQIVSVDFEGKARRTELEVMKFAIDEAPADLNEEPATTARASVPTSDLDALGAEFDEEPNSTERALVTETAETATAEEAEEEYDDEFDDDDDDDDEDDT, encoded by the coding sequence TTGTATCTATCGGGATTAGAGATCATTGGATTTAAGTCGTTTCCGCTGAAAACCTCGGTCGAGTTCGCGAGCGGCATCACCGGCGTCGTCGGTCCCAACGGCTGCGGCAAAACGAATGTGCTTGACGCCATCCGCTGGGTGCTCGGCGAACAGCGCATTTCGATTCTGCGCGGCGGCAAAATGGAAGATGTGATTTTCGCCGGCACGCGCGAAATGAAACCGATCGGCATGGCCGAAGTCTCGCTGCACATCGTGAACAATCGCGGCGTCCTGCCCACCGAATACAACCACCTGACGCTCACCCGCCGCCTGTATCGCTCCGGCGAATCGGAGTACTTGCTCAACAACGTCGTCTGTCGCTTGAAGGATATCACCGAGCTCTTCGCCGACACCGGCATGGGCTCGCACGCCTACTCGGCCATCGAGTTGGATATGGTCGAGGCGATCCTCTCCGACAAGGCCGATCAGCGCCGCATGCTGTTCGAGGAAGCCGCCGGGATCACCAAATACAAGCAGCGCAAGAAAGCGGCGCTGCGCAAACTCGAGGCGACCGAACATGATCTGCTGCGCCTGTCCGATATTCTGGCGGAAGTCTCATCGCAGGTCAGCGGCCTGAGCCGGCAGATGAAGCGGGCGGAGCGCTACAAGTCGCTGGAAGAACGCATCCGTACCGCCGGTCAGGTTCTGCTTAAAGAACGATACCGCCGTCTGAATCAGCAGCTCGACCACGTGCGCGACGAGAAACGGGTCAGTCAGATCAAGCTGGCGGAATTGTCCGGCGAAATCGATAAGTGGGACCTGGCGCGTGAAGAGTATGCCGCGCAAGCCCTCGAACTGGGCGAGCAACTGCGACAGCTGCGCGAACGCAGCGAAAGCGTCGGCGCTGACTGCCATCGTCTGGAGACGGAGATTTCGGTCAATGACGAACGCATCAAGGCTGCGGCGATTGCCGACGACAGCGATCGCCGGGAAATTGAGAACATCCGCGGTAAACTCGATCAACTGGCCTCGGAAAAATCCGGTCTGACCGACCGCCTCGCCGCGCAGCGCCAGTCACTCGCGTCGGTCAATGCCGAGTTAGCCGAGGTCGAACAGCGATTGACGGCAAAATTCGCGGAATTGGACACCGCGCGGCGCTCCTCCCAGACGCACCAGCGCGACCTCTTCGAAATCGAAGGCCAACGCTCGATCAAAGAGCAGAGTCGGCTCCAGTTGGAACAGCAAATCAGCGAGCTGGACGAAACACAGGCACGCAATCGGGAAAAAGCCGAACAACTGCATGACGAATGCAATCGTGCCGAAGCGGAATCGGCGCGGCTCACCGCAATTCAAGACCAACTGCGCGCTCAGATCGCCGCCGGCGAATTGCGACAAACAGAGGTCGAGACCCGCCGCCGCGAGCTGGAGGAGGCAATCGCCGCCCGGCAGTCAACCCTCGCCAATCTCCGGCTCGAAGCGCGATCGCAGCAAGCGCAGATCGAAATTCTGGAGCGGATGATTGCCCATTACGAAGGTTACGGCTCAGGTGTGACTTCGATTTTTGGCGCCCGCGATCAGATCGGCGGTGTGATCGATACCGCGGCCAACCTGATCGAAGGGCAGAGCGAATATCTGCGGGCGATCGAGACGGCGCTGGGCGAGGCCGCTCAATATGTCGTCGTCGAGTCGCGTCCTTCGGCCTACACTGCCATCGAGTTCCTTAAAACCCATGCCCACGGGCGGGTGACGTTTATCGTCAAGAGCGAGCTGGATGTCTGGACCAAGGATCGCAAGCTCGCGCGGCCGGGCGGCTTCGGTGGCCAGTTGGTGCCGGCCACCGATGTGATCCGCGTCAAGCCGGGATACGAGAAACTCGCCGACCTGCTCCTCGGTGACGTCTGGATCGTCCAGGATCGCGAGGCCGCCGAAAAGTTGATCGAGCTGGCACAAGGCGATTTGCGCGTCGTCACGCTCGACGGCGAATTCTACCGCGCCCGTCCGCTCCACGAGGGCGGGGGCACCGCGCAACTTCCGCTCTTGGGCCGTGATGCCGATCTGCAGCGCTTGCGTCAAGAGGACGCGGCAGTGACGGGACGCATCCAGGAACTCGAAGCGGAGATTCAGACTTTGCTGGACGCACGCGCGGAGATCGAGCTTGCCGGCCGCGAATTGGTGCAGGAGCTCTCCGAGCTCCGCAATCAGATGGCCGAGACCCAGATCCAGTCCGCCGGTATCGGCTTGAGTCTGCGCCAAGCCGCCACAGCGCTGGCGGAACTTCAAGCCGCCACCGAGCAGGGTCGGCTGAAGCTCGAATCGCTGCGCACCTCGCTCCAGGAACTTGCCTCCAATGTCTCCCAGTTAACTGCAGACTCGGCGAACAAGGCGCAGTTCCTTAATCAGCAATCAGCCACCGTCGAGTCGCTGGAGGCCGAAGTTGGTCGTCTATCGCAACAGATTGAAGACGAACGTCTGCGCTCGATTCGGTTGGCGACGGAAGTCAATTCCCTCGAAGGTAATTTGCGCCGCATCGACGAATTGACGCTTGAATTGGAGTCGCAACGCGATCGCCGCGCCGCCGCGATCGACTTGCGCGTTGAGGAAGTCGCCGTGCTGCAGAAGCATATCGCCGACTTGCGCGCGCAATTTGCCGAGCGGACCCGAACGCGCGAGGAACTTAAGGCCAAAGAGCTGTCGTTGACCGTCCGGCAAGGCGAGCTCACCGAGAAGCAAGCGGAGTTCGATCAACTGGTGCGCAGTAATCGCAAGGCCCGCGACGAAGTCGCCGAATTCAATCAGCGCCTTCTCGTCAACGAAACCGAATTGCACGCGCGCTGGGAAGACGTCGCCCGGCAATTGAAGGAAACTTACGACATCGATGTCGCTGTCATGGTCATGCCGGAACCGCTGGCCGATGCCACCTTTCAGGAACTTGAGGCCGAGCTCGCCGACTGCCGCAACAAGCAGCAGCAGATCGGCATGGTCAACATGCTGGCGCTGGAGGAGTATGAACGCGAAGCCGAACGTGAACGCTTCCTGCGCAGCCAGATCGAGGACTTGACGCGCGCCAAGGACGACCTCAAAACCACGATCAACCGTATCAATACGACCGCCCGGCGGATGTTCGTCGAGACCTACGATAAGGTCAAATCGAACTTCCAAAAGGTTTTTGCCGAATTGTTCCAGGGCGGCGAAGCCGACCTGCGCATGGAGAATGAAGACGATCCGCTGGAATCGCCGATCGAAATCTCGGCCCGTCCGCGCGGCAAGCGCTTCTTGAACATCACCCAGCTTTCCGGCGGCGAAAAAGCGTTGACGGCGATCTCACTGCTCTTCGCCATCTATCTGGTCAAACCCTCGCCGTTCTGCATCCTGGATGAAGTCGACGCGCCGTTGGATGACGCCAACGTCATTCGTTTTTTGCGCATGGTGCGCAGTTTTATCGGCCGCACCCAGTTCATCATCATCACGCACAACAAGCGCACGATGGAACAGTGCGATCGCCTCTACGGCGTCACCATGCAGCAGCCCGGTGTCAGTCAGATTGTCAGCGTCGATTTCGAAGGCAAAGCGCGACGCACCGAACTCGAGGTGATGAAATTCGCTATCGACGAGGCCCCCGCCGACCTGAATGAGGAGCCCGCGACCACCGCCCGCGCCTCCGTCCCGACCAGCGATTTGGATGCGCTTGGCGCCGAATTCGACGAGGAACCAAACTCCACCGAACGCGCCCTGGTCACCGAGACTGCCGAAACCGCAACCGCCGAGGAAGCGGAAGAAGAATACGACGATGAGTTCGACGATGACGACGACGATGATGACGAGGATGATACTTAA